One genomic window of Deinococcus multiflagellatus includes the following:
- the hpt gene encoding hypoxanthine phosphoribosyltransferase — protein MTLAPGNGPVQITQEQLQARIQEIAARIREDYRGLEPHLICVLNGAFMFHTDLVRALNMPCTIDFLQASSYGNAKQSSGEVRIVKDLQFPISDRHVILVEDIVDTGITMNYLLHYLEGRGPKSLKIAALLSKPSRRKVEIPVEYLGFTIPDAFVYGYGLDRAQFDRNLPFITSQE, from the coding sequence ATGACTCTCGCCCCCGGCAACGGCCCCGTTCAGATCACGCAGGAGCAGCTTCAGGCCCGCATTCAGGAGATTGCCGCCCGAATCCGCGAGGACTACCGTGGCCTGGAACCGCACCTGATCTGCGTGCTCAACGGCGCCTTTATGTTCCACACCGATCTGGTGCGCGCCCTGAACATGCCCTGCACCATTGATTTCCTGCAGGCCAGTTCGTACGGCAACGCCAAGCAGTCCAGCGGCGAGGTGCGCATCGTCAAGGACCTCCAGTTTCCCATCAGTGACCGCCACGTCATTCTGGTGGAAGACATCGTGGACACCGGCATCACCATGAACTACCTGCTGCACTACCTGGAGGGCCGCGGCCCCAAGAGCCTCAAGATCGCCGCGCTGCTCAGCAAACCCAGCCGCCGCAAGGTAGAAATCCCCGTGGAGTACCTGGGCTTTACCATCCCCGACGCTTTTGTGTACGGCTACGGCCTGGACCGCGCCCAGTTTGACCGGAATCTGCCGTTTATCACCAGCCAGGAGTAA
- the leuS gene encoding leucine--tRNA ligase encodes MTQTNESSINIQEPRMERYNPHAIEGKWQDAWAKAGLYTFNEDAPGEKFYALTMFPYPSGNLHIGHWYANVAPDARARWMRMRGHNVLFPMGFDAFGLPAENAAIKNNVDPAGWTYRNIEYMTGQFQRMGTMIDWSRAFATCDPEYYRWNQWFFTEFFKRGLAYKKGGLVNWCPKDQTVLANEQVVNGACERCGTPVEKRNLSQWYLKITDYADELLDFAQTDMPEKVRLMQTNWIGKSVGAEVTFDTPAGPETVFTTRPDTLMGATFMVLAPEHAKVPALTTDEQRGAVEAYVAAAGRKTDVERQQEGEKTGVFTGSFATHPITGHQLPIWVADYVLVTYGTGSIMAVPAHDERDFAFAKKFGLEIREVIRPEGGAAMADDAAEPYVGEGQIVNSGEFDGMPGGKASIAAITEQLEARGVAKAKTTYRLRDWLVSRQRYWGTPIPIVYCPEHGAQPVPAEELPVRLPDNVAFTPTGQSPLKLNAEWMRAACPVCGGEAERDTDTMDTFVDSSWYMYRYLSPKDEAHPFDPAKADLLPVDLYTGGIEHAILHLLYSRFWTKVMRDMGLTTQSEPFAWLRNQGMILGEDGEKMSKSRGNVVDPDDLVREYGADTVRTYLLFIAPWELGGPWDPQGINGPAKWLGRVWNLYFEESPVGPAEKVTDAELRYAVHSTLKKVGADFDRLSFNTIVAALMELTNTLVKAKRSPVYGTPAWDEALHIFNLMLAPIVPHIAEEIWTERGGAGSVHTQSWPAVDEQAATRDSVTLGVQVSGKVRGEVTISKTATAEEALSAAKANADVARFIEGKTVVKEIYVPGRIINLVVK; translated from the coding sequence ATGACCCAGACAAACGAATCCAGCATCAACATTCAGGAGCCGCGTATGGAGCGGTACAACCCGCACGCCATTGAAGGCAAGTGGCAGGACGCCTGGGCCAAGGCAGGCCTGTACACCTTCAATGAGGACGCGCCGGGCGAGAAGTTCTACGCGCTGACCATGTTCCCCTACCCCAGCGGCAACCTGCACATTGGGCACTGGTACGCCAATGTGGCGCCGGACGCGCGGGCCCGCTGGATGCGGATGCGCGGGCACAACGTGCTGTTTCCGATGGGCTTTGACGCCTTCGGGCTGCCCGCCGAGAACGCGGCGATCAAGAACAACGTGGACCCGGCGGGCTGGACCTACCGCAACATTGAATACATGACCGGGCAGTTCCAGCGCATGGGCACCATGATTGACTGGAGCCGCGCCTTTGCCACCTGCGACCCGGAGTATTACCGCTGGAACCAGTGGTTCTTCACCGAGTTCTTCAAGCGCGGCCTGGCCTACAAGAAGGGCGGCCTGGTGAACTGGTGCCCCAAGGACCAGACCGTGCTGGCCAACGAGCAGGTGGTGAACGGCGCCTGCGAGCGCTGCGGCACCCCCGTGGAAAAGCGCAACCTGAGCCAGTGGTACCTGAAAATCACCGATTACGCCGACGAACTGCTGGACTTTGCCCAGACGGACATGCCGGAAAAAGTTCGCCTGATGCAGACCAACTGGATCGGCAAATCGGTGGGCGCAGAAGTGACCTTTGACACCCCCGCCGGCCCCGAGACGGTGTTCACCACCCGCCCCGACACCCTGATGGGCGCCACCTTCATGGTGCTGGCCCCCGAGCACGCCAAGGTCCCGGCCCTGACCACCGACGAGCAGCGCGGGGCCGTGGAGGCGTACGTGGCCGCCGCTGGCCGCAAGACCGATGTGGAGCGCCAGCAGGAGGGCGAGAAGACCGGCGTGTTCACCGGCTCGTTCGCCACGCACCCCATCACCGGCCACCAGTTGCCGATCTGGGTGGCGGACTACGTGCTGGTCACCTACGGCACCGGCTCGATCATGGCCGTGCCCGCCCACGACGAGCGCGACTTCGCCTTTGCGAAGAAGTTCGGCCTGGAGATCAGGGAAGTGATTCGCCCCGAAGGCGGCGCGGCGATGGCCGACGACGCGGCCGAGCCCTACGTGGGCGAGGGCCAGATCGTGAATTCCGGCGAGTTTGACGGCATGCCCGGGGGCAAGGCCAGCATTGCGGCGATCACCGAGCAGCTGGAAGCGCGCGGCGTGGCGAAGGCCAAGACGACCTACCGCCTGCGCGACTGGCTGGTCAGCCGCCAGCGCTACTGGGGCACGCCCATTCCCATCGTGTACTGCCCGGAGCACGGCGCGCAGCCCGTTCCCGCCGAGGAACTGCCGGTGCGCCTGCCGGACAACGTGGCCTTCACGCCCACCGGCCAGAGCCCGCTGAAGCTGAATGCCGAGTGGATGCGCGCGGCCTGCCCCGTCTGTGGCGGCGAGGCCGAGCGCGACACCGACACCATGGACACCTTCGTGGATTCGTCGTGGTACATGTACCGCTACCTGAGCCCGAAGGACGAAGCGCACCCCTTTGACCCCGCCAAGGCCGACCTGCTGCCGGTGGACCTGTACACGGGCGGCATTGAGCACGCCATTCTGCACCTGCTGTACAGCCGCTTCTGGACCAAGGTGATGCGCGACATGGGCCTGACCACGCAGTCCGAGCCGTTTGCGTGGCTGCGCAACCAGGGCATGATTCTGGGCGAGGACGGCGAGAAGATGAGCAAGAGCCGGGGCAACGTGGTGGACCCCGACGATCTGGTGCGCGAGTACGGCGCCGACACCGTGCGCACCTACCTGCTGTTTATCGCGCCGTGGGAACTGGGCGGCCCCTGGGACCCGCAGGGCATCAACGGACCGGCCAAGTGGCTGGGGCGCGTGTGGAACCTGTACTTCGAGGAGAGCCCGGTGGGCCCCGCCGAGAAAGTCACCGACGCCGAGTTGCGTTACGCGGTGCACAGCACCCTGAAGAAAGTGGGGGCCGACTTTGACCGCCTGAGCTTCAACACCATCGTGGCCGCGCTGATGGAACTGACGAACACCCTGGTGAAGGCCAAGCGTTCGCCGGTGTACGGCACGCCCGCCTGGGACGAGGCCCTGCATATTTTCAACCTGATGCTGGCCCCCATCGTGCCCCACATCGCCGAGGAAATCTGGACCGAGCGTGGCGGGGCCGGCAGCGTGCACACCCAGAGCTGGCCCGCCGTGGACGAGCAGGCCGCCACCCGCGACAGCGTGACCCTGGGCGTGCAGGTGAGCGGCAAGGTGCGCGGCGAGGTCACCATCTCCAAGACCGCCACGGCCGAGGAAGCCCTGAGCGCCGCCAAAGCCAATGCCGACGTGGCCCGCTTTATCGAGGGCAAGACGGTGGTCAAGGAGATCTACGTGCCGGGGCGGATCATTAACCTGGTCGTCAAGTAA
- a CDS encoding endonuclease/exonuclease/phosphatase family protein → MQRSSRRARWWPRVLLGLGLLGLALAGLVYALTDHPRSVQAAELTCPAGTPTLKVGQPVKVLSWNVQYLAGRGYVFFYDTLAGDGPDTRPTPDSLARTLNEVTAVIQAENPDLILLQEVDRGSKRTDYADQLAQLQARLGGAYPCAASAYYHRAAFVPHPKIMGKVGLSLVTLSRYRLDTATRYALPPICGDPLTVAFNFKRAVLGVTLPVAGGRPLTAYQTHLDAFAQGCDTMERQVAAVQARLRDTPGPWIMGGDFNLLGTAGAYARLRERERAYFNPQTELKPLMDAYDAFPNEAQIDTGESRFFTHFPNDPAVGRPDRTIDYFFFSPGLRHTADRIRQDQPKISDHFAMLTTVAP, encoded by the coding sequence ATGCAACGTTCTTCTCGCCGGGCGCGGTGGTGGCCGCGCGTTTTGCTGGGCCTGGGGCTGCTGGGGCTGGCCCTGGCCGGGCTGGTCTATGCCCTGACCGATCACCCCCGTTCCGTGCAGGCCGCCGAACTGACCTGCCCGGCGGGCACGCCCACCCTAAAGGTCGGGCAGCCCGTGAAGGTCCTGAGCTGGAACGTGCAGTACCTCGCCGGACGCGGGTACGTGTTCTTCTACGACACCCTGGCCGGTGATGGCCCCGACACCCGCCCCACCCCCGACAGTCTGGCCCGCACGCTGAACGAGGTCACGGCCGTGATCCAGGCAGAAAACCCCGACCTGATCCTGCTGCAAGAGGTGGACCGGGGCAGCAAGCGCACGGACTACGCCGACCAGCTGGCGCAGCTGCAGGCGCGCCTGGGTGGGGCCTATCCCTGTGCCGCCAGCGCCTACTACCACCGCGCGGCGTTCGTGCCGCACCCGAAGATCATGGGCAAGGTGGGCCTGAGTCTGGTGACCCTCAGCCGTTACCGCCTGGACACGGCCACCCGGTACGCCCTGCCGCCCATCTGCGGCGATCCGCTGACGGTGGCGTTCAACTTCAAGCGCGCCGTGCTGGGGGTCACGCTGCCGGTGGCGGGCGGGCGGCCCCTGACCGCCTACCAGACGCACCTGGACGCCTTTGCCCAGGGCTGCGACACCATGGAGCGGCAGGTGGCGGCGGTACAGGCGCGCCTGCGCGACACGCCCGGCCCCTGGATCATGGGCGGCGACTTCAACCTGCTGGGCACAGCCGGGGCCTACGCCCGCCTGCGCGAGCGGGAACGCGCCTACTTCAACCCCCAGACCGAACTGAAACCCCTGATGGACGCCTACGACGCATTCCCGAACGAGGCGCAGATTGACACGGGCGAGTCCCGCTTCTTCACCCACTTTCCCAACGACCCGGCCGTGGGCCGCCCCGACCGCACCATTGACTACTTCTTCTTTTCACCCGGCCTGCGCCACACCGCCGACCGCATCCGCCAGGACCAGCCCAAGATCAGCGATCACTTTGCCATGCTGACGACGGTGGCGCCCTGA